One window of the Solanum stenotomum isolate F172 chromosome 11, ASM1918654v1, whole genome shotgun sequence genome contains the following:
- the LOC125843830 gene encoding transcription factor MYBS1-like, giving the protein MNTNQTCNNSFWTKEEDKLFENTVAVNKDNNNLLEEMEEALPGKSADEDILIEDINVIESGYVPLPNHPKMQYQNSKADAEWRKGASWTEQEHRSFLRGLEINEEGDWRSISRQKEDAEATGTSQVPHTEDMIGSPHGGSQAVPNTSNESMLPRESTNAEQMIEVVGGESTDHNAVVNVGSDVNVDAGSSLLPSKQSCTAPSSGTYGHPIARIGSELEALLTEPVDEDNDITTIFDVGKLPTSYPVLFDATLSGIPRYSAAEAALAQLPPFDDEGIFDPDDLFIDPMF; this is encoded by the exons ATGAACACCAATCAAACATGCAATAACTCCTTCTGGACTAAGGAGGAGGATAAACTCTTTGAGAATACTGTTGCGGTCAACAAGGATAACAACAATCTATTAGAGGAAATGGAAGAAGCACTTCCTGGGAAATCGGCTGATGAAGATATATTAATTGAAGATATCAATGTCATCGAGTCTGGATATGTCCCATTACCTAATCATCCTAAAATGCAATACCAGAATTCAAAAGCAGATGCAGAATGGCGAAAAGGGGCTTCTTGGACAGAACAGGAACACAG GTCATTTCTCCGGGGCttagaaataaatgaagaaggTGACTGGAGAAGTATATCTAGGCAGAAGGAGGATGCTGAAGCCACTGGAACTTCCCAAGTTCCACACACCGAGGATATGATTGGGTCTCCTCACGGAGGATCACAAGCAGTGCCAAACACTAGCAATGAGAGCATGTTGCCTCGAGAAAGCACCAATGCGGAGCAGATGATAGAAGTTGTTGGAGGAGAGTCCACAGACCATAATGCTGTTGTCAATGTTGGGTCTGATGTGAATGTTGATGCTGGAAGTTCCCTATTACCCAGCAAACAATCATGTACTGCTCCTAGCAGTGGAACTTACGGTCATCCTATCGCTAGAATTGGGAGTGAACTTGAAGCATTGCTCACTGAACCCGTGGATGAAGATAATGATATCACTACCATTTTTGATGTTGGGAAATTACCAACTTCTTATCCTGTGCTGTTTGATGCTACTTTAAGCGGAATCCCCCGCTATTCAGCTGCAGAGGCGGCTCTTGCTCAGTTACCTCCCTTTGATGATGAAGGCATTTTTGATCCGGATGACCTGTTCATAGATCCGATGTTCTGA
- the LOC125845992 gene encoding pentatricopeptide repeat-containing protein At3g22150, chloroplastic-like, protein MVSALVQNGLDDEALMLVYEMQKLRVAIDEITITILLSAASNLRDREIGKQTHAYLLRHNIQFEGMESYLIDMYAKSNMIREAQAIFQSNVTNDKDQATWNAMIAGNTQNGLIEQSFVVFKEMLEQNVKPNAVTLASILPSCSQSGSIAIGKQLHCFAILNFFENNVYVISALVDKHSKSGIIDYAESVFLKSPEKNSVTYTNMILGYGQHGMGRKALTLCYSLRQNGLEPDDVTFLESVSTQTL, encoded by the coding sequence ATGGTGTCTGCTTTGGTACAGAACGGACTGGATGATGAGGCTTTGATGCTTGTATATGAGATGCAAAAGCTTAGGGTTGCAATTGATGAGATAACAATCACCATCCTGCTTTCTGCGGCATCAAATCTTAGGGACAGGGAAATTGGTAAACAGACCCATGCTTATCTTTTGAGGCACAATATTCAATTTGAAGGGATGGAGAGTTACCTGATAGACATGTATGCCAAATCTAATATGATTAGAGAAGCACAAGCAATATTCCAGTCGAATGTCACAAATGATAAAGATCAAGCCACGTGGAATGCTATGATTGCTGGAAACACTCAAAATGGATTAATTGAACAATCCTTTGTTGTTTTCAAGGAGATGCTTGAGCAGAATGTGAAGCCAAATGCTGTGACCTTAGCATCAATCCTCCCATCATGCAGCCAGTCAGGAAGTATAGCAATAGGCAAGCAGCTACATTGTTTTGCGATTCTCAATTTCTTTGAGAACAATGTTTATGTTATTTCTGCTTTGGTAGACAAGCATTCAAAATCAGGAATCATTGATTATGCTGAAAGTGTTTTTCTAAAATCTCCTGAAAAGAACTCTGTGacatatacaaatatgattttggGATATGGCCAGCATGGGATGGGTAGGAAAGCTCTAACACTGTGCTACTCTTTGCGGCAGAATGGTTTAGAACCAGATGATGTTACCTTTTTAGAGAGTGTATCAACCCAAACTCTTTAG
- the LOC125843829 gene encoding pentatricopeptide repeat-containing protein At3g22150, chloroplastic-like: protein MRLAMSSSSALPLPVPSTFSQSPSLSLTHLPNYSSLPLTDQQCTLTDSKPRTIRFRLSELCRQGQPHLARQLFDTIPQPTTVLWNTIIIGFVCNNMPHEAISFYSRLKHVGSSVCDQYSYSSVLKACAETKQILVGKAVHCHILRSGIHPSRIVSNSLLNMYSATCLTLDNGSNCDLVERVFRTMRKRNVVGWNTIFSWYVKRKRFSEAVRCFVMMMRLGIKPTVVSFINVFPAVSEIGDVRVADVLYGLLVKLGNAYVNDLFVVSAAIVMYAELGCVDLATRIFENTCERNTEIWNSMISGYIQNNFPLKAVDLFLEAVEAEDAVTTDDVTFVSALMATSQLQHLEFAQQLHACLIKKCRDSQVISLNAMIATYSRCNHVGDSFKVFNGMKERDIVSWNTMVSALVQNGLDDEALMLVYEMQKLGVAIDDITITILLSAASNLRDREIGKQTHAYLLRHNIQFDGMESYLIDMYAKSNMIREAQAIFQSNFTNDKDQATWNAMIAGNTQNGLIEQSFVVFKEMLEQNVKPNAVTLASILPSCSQSGSIAIGKQLHCFAIRNLFENNVYVVSALVDMYSKSGIIDYAESVFLKSPEKNSVTYTNMILGYGQHGMGRKALTLFYSLRQNGLEPDAVTFVAVLSACSYTGLVDEGLQIFELMGEEYGIQPSAEHYACVVDMLGRVGRLDEAHNFAKQLGVEGNVLGIWGSLLAACRVHRNFELGKIVSSKLLELEGSDKISGYHVLLSNIYAEEGNWQSVDNVRRGMRKMGLSKEVGCSWIDTSGYPHCFVSKDKKHPQYCMIYDMLGYLTINMKDAGYKPKLELIEEWIYGLEE, encoded by the coding sequence ATGCGTTTGGCAATGTCTTCTTCTTCAGCTCTTCCTCTTCCTGTTCCTTCAACTTTCTCACAATCTCCATCTTTGAGCTTAACCCATCTCCCAAATTACTCTTCTTTACCCCTCACAGACCAACAATGCACTCTTACAGACTCAAAACCCAGAACAATTCGCTTTCGTTTAAGCGAATTATGCAGACAAGGCCAACCCCATCTCGCCCGCCAACTGTTCGATACAATTCCTCAACCAACAACTGTCCTTTGGAACACAATTATCATTGGGTTTGTCTGTAATAACATGCCCCATGAAGCCATTTCATTCTATTCTCGATTGAAACATGTGGGTTCATCCGTATGTGATCAATATAGTTATTCCTCTGTTCTCAAGGCTTGCGCAGAGACCAAACAAATTCTTGTAGGTAAAGCTGTGCATTGCCACATTCTGCGTTCTGGGATTCATCCTAGTAGGATTGTTAGTAATTCTTTGTTGAATATGTACTCTGCTACTTGTCTTACATTGGATAATGGTTCTAATTGTGATTTAGTTGAAAGGGTGTTTAGAACTATGCGTAAAAGAAATGTTGTTGGGTGGAATACTATTTTTTCATGGTATGTGAAAAGGAAGAGGTTTTCGGAAGCAGTGAGGTGTTTTGTTATGATGATGAGATTAGGTATTAAGCCAACTGTTGTTAGTTTTATTAATGTTTTTCCTGCTGTATCAGAAATAGGGGATGTTAGAGTTGCTGATGTTCTTTATGGGTTGCTTGTAAAATTGGGTAATGCATATGTAAATGACTTGTTTGTTGTTAGTGCTGCCATTGTTATGTATGCTGAGCTTGGTTGCGTTGATCTGGCGACCAGAATATTTGAGAATACTTGTGAAAGAAATACAGAGATCTGGAACTCTATGATTAGCGGGTACATTCAGAACAATTTTCCTTTAAAAGCTGTTGATCTCTTTCTTGAAGCTGTAGAAGCAGAGGATGCTGTTACTACTGATGATGTGACATTTGTATCCGCTCTTATGGCAACTTCACAGTTGCAGCATTTGGAGTTTGCCCAACAGCTacatgcatgtttgataaagaaATGCAGGGATTCACAGGTTATTTCGCTTAATGCTATGATAGCCACATATTCTAGGTGTAACCATGTTGGCGATTcatttaaagtttttaatggAATGAAGGAAAGAGATATAGTGTCATGGAACACCATGGTGTCTGCTTTGGTACAGAACGGACTGGATGATGAGGCTTTGATGCTTGTATATGAGATGCAAAAGCTTGGGGTTGCAATTGATGATATAACAATTACCATCCTGCTTTCTGCGGCATCAAATCTTAGGGACAGGGAAATTGGTAAACAGACCCATGCTTATCTTCTGAGGCACAATATTCAATTTGATGGGATGGAGAGTTACCTCATAGACATGTATGCCAAATCTAATATGATTAGAGAAGCACAAGCAATATTCCAGTCGAACTTCACAAATGATAAAGATCAAGCCACGTGGAATGCTATGATTGCTGGAAACACTCAAAATGGATTAATTGAACAATCCTTTGTTGTCTTCAAGGAGATGCTAGAGCAAAATGTGAAGCCAAATGCTGTGACCTTAGCATCAATCCTCCCATCATGCAGCCAGTCAGGAAGTATAGCAATAGGCAAGCAGCTACATTGTTTTGCGATTCGCAATTTGTTTGAGAACAATGTTTATGTTGTTTCTGCTTTGGTAGACATGTATTCAAAATCAGGAATCATTGATTATGCTGAAAGTGTTTTTCTAAAATCTCCTGAGAAGAACTCTGTGacatatacaaatatgattttggGATATGGCCAGCATGGGATGGGTAGGAAAGCTCTAACACTGTTCTACTCTTTGCGGCAGAATGGTTTAGAACCAGATGCTGTTACCTTTGTAGCAGTCCTGTCTGCTTGCAGCTACACCGGATTGGTTGATGAAGGCCTTCAAATATTTGAGCTGATGGGCGAAGAATATGGGATTCAGCCGTCGGCAGAGCACTATGCTTGTGTGGTTGACATGTTAGGAAGAGTTGGACGGTTGGATGAAGCTCATAATTTTGCTAAACAGTTGGGTGTTGAGGGTAATGTCTTGGGAATATGGGGATCACTCCTTGCAGCCTGCAGAGTACATAGAAATTTTGAATTGGGGAAAATTGTTTCCAGTAAGCTGCTTGAATTAGAGGGTAGTGATAAAATTTCTGGTTATCATGTTCTGCTCTCAAATATATATGCAGAGGAAGGAAACTGGCAGTCTGTAGATAATGTCAGAAGAGGAATGCGCAAAATGGGATTGTCAAAGGAGGTTGGGTGTAGTTGGATTGATACTTCTGGATATCCACACTGTTTTGTATCTAAAGATAAGAAGCATCCTCAGTACTGCATGATATATGATATGTTGGGATATTTAACCATCAATATGAAGGATGCTGGCTATAAGCCTAAACTTGAACTAATAGAAGAGTGGATCTATGGGCTAGAAGAATAA